The DNA window CGCCCTTTCGCGCTGCTCAAAATCAATTCCATTTGCTAGTGTCTCGTGGGTATTCTTTGTCATACGGCTAGTGTACCCGACAAAACTCAGGACATGCAACCATGAGAACTATCTGTTTATTATTGACAAAGCTCTCGAGGTGACATATACTACTCTTGACAGTCTGCAACAAGCAGACTTATTAAATTGGGAGAAGTGCCCGTGGCAAAAGCTAACAACACAAAAGACACTACCAAGATCACTCGCATCTCTGCAAATGACTCCGGTTCGAAGTCAAAAAAAACCGTCAAAGCGCCAAAATCCAAGCCAGACTCTAAGCACAAGAGCGAGCAGGCAACAGGCAGAAGGCCTGTTTTGACACAGCTGCCCGTGAAAAATCCGCTCAGCCCAATTACTCGCTATGTTAAAGGAGCGTGGTACGAGCTTCGTCAAGTCCGCTGGCCGGACAGGCGTAGTACCTGGGGTATGACCGGCGCGCTGATCGCCTTTACCGTATTCTTCTTGGTCGTTATCATACTGCTTGACGCAGGGTTCCAACAATTATTTAAGCTAATCATAGGGAAGTAACCATACATGGCACAGAAAAATCGTTACGACAGTACCCGTCAGTGGTACGCAATCCACACTTACAGCGGCTACGAAGAAAAAGTTGCCGATAGTATAAAAACTCGCATTCAGGCAGTTGATATGGCCGACAAGATCTTTGACGCCATGGTGCCAAAGGAAAAGCAAATACAGATCAAAAACGGCAAGCGCAAGGTTGTCGAAGCAAAGATTTTCCAAGGCTATGTTCTGGTAGAAATGAAGCTTACGGACGAAACATGGTATATTGTACGAAACACCCCAGGCGTCACCGGTTTTGTGGGTAGTGGCACCGAGCCAACACCTGTGAGCGATGGTGAGATCGCCAAAATCAAGAAACGTATGGGCGTCGAAGACCCCAAGCATCAGATTGATTTCCAGCCAGGAGAAGTTGTCAATATCACCGACGGTCCATTCAAGGGCTTTGATGGCGCGGTGAGCGAAATTGATACCGCCAAGGGCAAGCTAAAGGTGATGGTCAGCATGTTTGGCCGTGATACCCCTGTTGAGCTCGACGCGTTGCAGGTCAAAAAAGTATAGTCCAGTGTTTTTCACAAGCCGCCACCTACTGTGTGGCGGCTTTTTGTATTATTGACTTTCTCTCGCCAGGTGCTATAGTATATTTTGTTCTATCCCGCACTAGCGAAAGGGAACACCATGGCACCTGCCACGAACCCAAACAGCATCCGAGTTGAGATGCTGAGGGCTGGTATCGCCGAGGCGCAACGCCTGCGCGATAAAGCGCTCAGCGACAACCGAACCTGGCTGTTCTTCAATCGGCGCGCGCAAGAGATGCAAGCCGAGCTGGATGTGCTTGAAACGCCCAAGACGGCGCAGCCATCCTTGGAGGAGCTGCTCACTGCGCTATATGGCTCTACCGTTCCTCTTGCCGAACCCACCGACTGGGACGAGACATTCGAGCGGCTGTATGGCAGCGCCAGCGCCGCTTTTGAGCGCTTTCTCGACACGGCTGGTAAGCGCATGATGGAATTGACAGAGCAGCTTAACAGCCTTGGTGAAGTTGCCGCCGACAAGGCGACCGATGCCGCCGGGGCCGCACAGGAAGTGTTCGGTGACGACATCGACGACCTGGCAAAGGCTCTCGAACAACTGCAGGCCACGGCCACCAGCCAGGCCGAGCGAGCGCTCGATGGTGCCTTGGCCCGCTTGGCAGGTATCGCCAGTGGTCTGGCCGAGACGCGCGAGGCCTATCGTCAGCGCCGGGCTGAGCGCCAAGCTGGCAACCCCACGTCCTGAGCCAACATGGCGGCATTGTGTAGTAACCCTACGCAATGCCGCCTTTTTTCATTATCTAAAAAACACCCCCATGTATCACATGGAGGTGTCACAGGAACGAGTCCCAACACTACTTAAGCAACATGCTCACTGCCAACCTCAAGCGCATTCATGCGCCGATAGGTGTCGCTGGCGACAAGCAACTCGTCGTGACTTCCACTAGCGCTAATTGCGCCTTGCTCCATCACCACGATCTGATCGGCATTCCGCACTGTGCTAAGGCGGTGGGCAATGATAAACACCGTACACACTCGCCTAGCAATCAATTGGTCAAGCGTCTCTTGCACCTCGGCTTGGCTCATCGCATCGAGTGCGCTGGTAGCTTCGTCAAGAATGAGAATCGCTGGCTTCATGATCAGTGCCCGGGCAATCGCTAGGCGCTGCCGCTGGCCGCCACTCAGTGTCAAACCGTCTTCGCCAATGCGCGTGTCGTAACCACCGGGTAGCGCCTCAATAAACGCGTGAGCGCCGGCCGCTTTCGCAGCCGTCACTACTTCATCAAGTGAGGCATCCGGACGCGCGATGCGAATGTTGTCGGCAACCGACCGGTTAAACAGCTCGATTCGTTGGTTCACGGTGGCGATCATTTCGTTGCGATACCGGCCGTAGTCGATATTGCGTAGATCAATGCCATCGATCGTAACGCTGCCATCAAGCGGATCATGCTCGCGACCGAGCAATCTCATGAGTGTACTTTTGCCACTACCACTTTCACCGACAAGCGCGAGTGACGTAAACGCCGGTACATTCAGCGACAGGCTACAGATGGTTGGAGTATCTGCCTGGTAGGCAAACGTCACCCGCTTAAACGACACCGCACCTTTCATGACGCGTGGCCATTGGGGCGCAAGGGTGTTTTGCACTGTTGGCGCCGTATTCATGAACTGTAATAGTTCACGTAGTGCCTCTTGACCACGACTTAGCACGCGCTGAAAATCGCTAAGGCGCCAAAAGTTACTATACGAGCGTTCCATCCAGGTAGCGGCCAGCACTAGCGAACCGAGCTCAGGCGTGCCACCACTTTGCAGCGTAACCACGCCCATAAGGGCATACAGGGCACCGCGGCTTAGTAGCAATACATCGTCTTGGACCGACAAACGCTTACTCCACGCACGGTGGCGGGGGTATTCGTCGTGCCAAAACGACCGCAGCAGTTCTTCGTTGTAGTCGGCGAAGTGCTCCTCCATACCGAGCGACCGAATGGTTTGCCAGTTCTTGGTGAGCTCGCTGCCGTTATCTTCTACCTGTCGCATACGAGTTTGAAATTCCTCGCGGTGCGGTCGCATGTGACGCTCGCTGCGGTAGAGTACCAGTCCGTAGACAAGCATTGTCGCCACACCAAGCACACCGAACTGCCAACCGATAAAGAACATGAAGATGGTCGTAAAACTGATGCGCAGCAACACCGGTATAGTGTTAAACAGCGCTTCATCAAACAGCTCCTGGAACCGCGTGACGTTTTTGCCAACCATCGACTCTTT is part of the Candidatus Saccharibacteria bacterium genome and encodes:
- the secE gene encoding preprotein translocase subunit SecE, producing MAKANNTKDTTKITRISANDSGSKSKKTVKAPKSKPDSKHKSEQATGRRPVLTQLPVKNPLSPITRYVKGAWYELRQVRWPDRRSTWGMTGALIAFTVFFLVVIILLDAGFQQLFKLIIGK
- the nusG gene encoding transcription termination/antitermination factor NusG, whose product is MAQKNRYDSTRQWYAIHTYSGYEEKVADSIKTRIQAVDMADKIFDAMVPKEKQIQIKNGKRKVVEAKIFQGYVLVEMKLTDETWYIVRNTPGVTGFVGSGTEPTPVSDGEIAKIKKRMGVEDPKHQIDFQPGEVVNITDGPFKGFDGAVSEIDTAKGKLKVMVSMFGRDTPVELDALQVKKV
- a CDS encoding ABC transporter ATP-binding protein; translated protein: MLLTHLRQILRAMAADPTIAPELPVVRRAIMRTFAWMLLTEVFQVLQALPVMYIMNELTSRQDAWLGRVFAYAVSIVVLYKLGQLFANRMGLHRNDVFWGCWRVWWGYGNRLLLRQSADWHTRHSTGEKESMVGKNVTRFQELFDEALFNTIPVLLRISFTTIFMFFIGWQFGVLGVATMLVYGLVLYRSERHMRPHREEFQTRMRQVEDNGSELTKNWQTIRSLGMEEHFADYNEELLRSFWHDEYPRHRAWSKRLSVQDDVLLLSRGALYALMGVVTLQSGGTPELGSLVLAATWMERSYSNFWRLSDFQRVLSRGQEALRELLQFMNTAPTVQNTLAPQWPRVMKGAVSFKRVTFAYQADTPTICSLSLNVPAFTSLALVGESGSGKSTLMRLLGREHDPLDGSVTIDGIDLRNIDYGRYRNEMIATVNQRIELFNRSVADNIRIARPDASLDEVVTAAKAAGAHAFIEALPGGYDTRIGEDGLTLSGGQRQRLAIARALIMKPAILILDEATSALDAMSQAEVQETLDQLIARRVCTVFIIAHRLSTVRNADQIVVMEQGAISASGSHDELLVASDTYRRMNALEVGSEHVA